The DNA segment AGGGGGGCGATGTAGTCGGCGGTGCCCATGGCGATGACGGGCGGCACGATCACCACGACCAGCAGCGACAGCACGAACACCAGCCAGCCCGCGAGGCGCCCGGCGAGGGTGGAGACCATGGCGTACTCGCCGCCCGCGCTGGGGATGAGGGTGCCCAGCTCGGCGTAGCAGAACGCCACGGCGACACAGAGCAGCGAGCCGATGGCGATGGTGAGCGCGGTCGCGGTGCCGAGGGTGCCGAAGAGGTCCGGGACGACCACGAAGAGGGTCGAGGCGGGCGTCACGCAGGAGAGCGTCAGCAGGGTGCCGCCGACGACGCCGATGGAACGCTTGAGTTGCCGCCGGCCGTCGCCGGTCTCTGCGGCGCTGGCTGGCTCGGCGGGGCGGAGCGTGTCGGTCATGCGGCGTCCGATCGACTCGTGCGGTGAGGACTCGGGCGGGAGCGGTATCGCCTCCGGCGGCTCGCTGTGTGTCGTACGTCTCGCTCCCGGCGCTGCATGGAACACCGACGAAAACCACCACGTCAATGGGTGTCGTCCTACGAAATCCGCACCCCCGACGCCCTACCGGCGACCGAAACAGCAACATCTCGCAGACACCCGCGCCGTTGTCGGGCGTACGGGAACCGCAGTCCGTGGCCGAAAAAAGCCGGGCCCGAAGCCAGCGAAAGCTGCCTTCGGGCCCGGATGACGGTGTCGGCTCAGTGGTTGCGCGGGAAGCCCAGGTCGACGCCTGCCGGGGTGTCGGAGGGGTCGGGCCAGCGGGTGGTGACGACCTTGCCGCGGGTGTAGAAGTGGGTGCCGTCGTTGCCGTAGATGTGGTGGTCGCCGAAGAGGGAGTCCTTCCAGCCGCCGAAGGAGTGGTAGCCGACGGGGACCGGGATGGGGACGTTGACGCCGACCATGCCGGCCTCGATCTCCAGTTGGAAGCGGCGGGCGGCGCCTCCGTCGCGGGTGAAGATGGCGGTGCCGTTGCCGTAGGGGGAGGCGTTGATGAGGGCGACGCCGTCCTCGTAGGTGTCCACGCGCAGCACGGACAGCACCGGGCCGAAGATCTCGTCCTGGTACGCCTTCGCGCTGGTCGGCACCTTGTCGAGCAGGGAGATGCCGATCCAGTGGCCGTCCTCGTGGCCCTCGACGGTGTAGCCGGTGCCGTCGAGCACGACCTCGGCGCCCTCGGCGGCGGCGCCCGAGACGTAGGAGGCCACCTTGTCGCGGTGGGCCGCCGTGATGAGCGGGCCCATCTCCGAGGCGGGGTCGGTGCCGGGGCCGATCTTGATCTTCTCGGCGCGCTCGCGGATCTTCCGCACCAGCTCGTCGCCGATGGAGCCGACCGCGACGACCGCCGAGATCGCCATGCAGCGCTCGCCCGCCGAGCCGTAGGCGGCGGACACGGCGGCGTCGGCGGCCGCGTCGAGGTCGGCGTCCGGCAGCACCAGCATGTGGTTCTTGGCGCCGCCGAGGGCCTGGACGCGCTTGCCGTGCGCGGAGGCGGTGCTGTGGATGTAGCGGGCGATCGGGGTGGAGCCGACGAAGGACACCGCCTTCACGTCCGGGTGCTCCAGCAGCCGGTCCACGGCCACCTTGTCGCCGTGCACGACGTTGAAGACACCGTCCGGCAGCCCGGCCTCGGCCAGCAGTTCCGCCAGCTTCAGGGCGGCCGAGGGGTCCTTCTCCGACGGCTTCAGCACGAAGGTGTTGCCGCACGCGACGGCGAGCGGGAACATCCACATCGGCACCATCGCCGGGAAGTTGAACGGGGTGATGCCCGCGACCACGCCGAGCGGCTGCCGGATCGCGGCCACGTCGACGTTGGTGGCGACCTGGGTGGACAGCTCGCCCTTGAGCTGGACGCTGATCCCGCACGCCAGGTCCACGATCTCCAGGCCGCGCGCGACCTCGCCCAGCGCGTCGGAGTGCACCTTGCCGTGCTCGGCGGTGATCAGCGCGGCGATCTCGTCGCGGTGCTCGTCCAGCAGTGCCCGGAACCTGAAGAGGATGGACGTGCGCTGGGCCAGCGAGGACTGGCCCCAGGTC comes from the Streptomyces seoulensis genome and includes:
- the mmsA gene encoding CoA-acylating methylmalonate-semialdehyde dehydrogenase; the protein is MTKIVNHWIGGKTAEGASGTYGPVTDPATGEVTTKVAFASVEEVDAAVAAAKDAFTTWGQSSLAQRTSILFRFRALLDEHRDEIAALITAEHGKVHSDALGEVARGLEIVDLACGISVQLKGELSTQVATNVDVAAIRQPLGVVAGITPFNFPAMVPMWMFPLAVACGNTFVLKPSEKDPSAALKLAELLAEAGLPDGVFNVVHGDKVAVDRLLEHPDVKAVSFVGSTPIARYIHSTASAHGKRVQALGGAKNHMLVLPDADLDAAADAAVSAAYGSAGERCMAISAVVAVGSIGDELVRKIRERAEKIKIGPGTDPASEMGPLITAAHRDKVASYVSGAAAEGAEVVLDGTGYTVEGHEDGHWIGISLLDKVPTSAKAYQDEIFGPVLSVLRVDTYEDGVALINASPYGNGTAIFTRDGGAARRFQLEIEAGMVGVNVPIPVPVGYHSFGGWKDSLFGDHHIYGNDGTHFYTRGKVVTTRWPDPSDTPAGVDLGFPRNH